One Pyrus communis chromosome 13, drPyrComm1.1, whole genome shotgun sequence genomic window carries:
- the LOC137713842 gene encoding germin-like protein subfamily 1 member 13 yields the protein MKGVNFPVIAVALLVLAFATLLASASDPSPLQDFCVAINNTDSVVFVNGKFCKNPKLASANDFFSDKLRYPGNTSNPVGSIVTAANVDDIPGLNTLGISFARVDFAPNGLNPPHTHPRATEILIVLEGSLYVGFVTSNGDGNRLFTKVLYKGDVFVFPIGLIHFQLNVGKTNALAIAGLSSQNPGVITIANAVFGSNPPINPDVLAKAFQVDDNVVDYLQKQFWYNNS from the exons ATGAAAGGAGTTAATTTCCCTGTAATTGCTGTTGCCCTTTTAGTATTAGCATTCGCCACCCTCCTTGCCTCCGCCTCTGATCCCAGTCCTCTTCAGGACTTTTGCGTAGCAATTAATAACACTGATTCTGTTG TGTTCGTGAACGGGAAGTTCTGCAAGAACCCAAAACTTGCATCAGCAAACGATTTCTTCTCTGACAAGCTCCGGTACCCCGGAAACACATCGAATCCGGTCGGTTCAATTGTCACGGCGGCAAACGTGGATGATATACCCGGACTCAACACTCTCGGCATATCCTTTGCTCGCGTAGACTTTGCACCAAATGGCCTCAACCCTCCTCACACTCACCCTCGAGCCACGGAGATCCTCATAGTCTTGGAAGGTTCACTCTACGTCGGATTTGTCACATCCAATGGCGACGGCAATCGGCTGTTCACTAAAGTGTTGTACAAGGGAGATGTGTTTGTATTCCCAATCGGTCTCATTCACTTCCAACTTAATGTCGGAAAAACCAACGCTTTGGCCATCGCCGGTCTCAGCAGCCAGAACCCAGGAGTGATCACCATTGCGAACGCAGTCTTCGGATCCAACCCTCCCATCAACCCTGATGTTTTGGCCAAGGCATTCCAGGTGGACGATAATGTGGTTGATTATCTTCAGAAACAGTTTTGGTACAATAACAGTTAA